From a single Sediminibacterium sp. KACHI17 genomic region:
- a CDS encoding heavy metal translocating P-type ATPase: protein MKQEDSPNIKSVRKTFPILEMTCAACAVSVESMLRSSEGVLDAGVNFANQDAWIEYDPEITNPEKFQTVVRSIGYDIVITEENKNEIKEAARIQHYESIKKRTIWSSILSLPIVILGMFFMDLTGGNYIMMALSTPVVFYFGKNFFINAWKQAKHSKANMDTLVALSTGIAWLFSAFNTLFADFWHERGTHPHVYFEAAAVIIVFISLGKLLEEKAKSNTSSAIKKLIGLQPQYVTLVTEEDQLKEIAIASVQKGNILLVKPGEKIPVDGTITNGSSYVDESMITGEPVPVEKIVGKNVFAGTINQKGSFRFRAEKIGSETFLAQIIKMVEQAQGSKAPVQKLVDKIAGIFVPVVIGISILTFISWMIWGNENAFTYALMNAVTVLVIACPCALGLATPTAIMVGIGKGAENNILIKDAESLELAHSINAVVLDKTGTITEGKPEVSDVIFKDEHDLSELQSVLLSIELQSEHPLAEAVVQHFENSAIKPVHLHRIESVTGKGVIADYNDQQYAIGSPSMMKENKTTIDMVLQKRIDELQKQAKTVIVFSKNSVARIVLAITDKIKESSAAAIERLHKMDIEVYMLTGDNQQTARAIADQVGLTTYKAEVMPAEKAAFIEQLQKQGKIVAMVGDGINDSHALATADVSIAMGKGSDIAMDVAKMTLITSDLTSIPKAIQLSKKTVATIKQNLFWAFIYNIIGIPIAAGVLFAVNGFLLNPMIAGAAMALSSVSVVSNSLRLKLSSI from the coding sequence ATGAAACAAGAAGATTCTCCAAATATCAAATCTGTACGAAAAACATTTCCTATTTTGGAGATGACTTGTGCAGCTTGTGCAGTGAGTGTTGAATCAATGCTCAGGTCTTCTGAAGGTGTATTGGATGCAGGAGTAAACTTTGCCAATCAAGACGCATGGATCGAATATGATCCTGAAATAACCAATCCGGAAAAATTTCAGACAGTAGTTCGATCTATTGGATATGACATCGTAATAACAGAAGAAAATAAAAACGAGATAAAAGAAGCAGCAAGGATTCAGCATTATGAGTCAATCAAAAAAAGAACGATCTGGTCTTCCATATTATCACTGCCGATAGTTATTCTAGGCATGTTCTTCATGGACCTAACAGGGGGAAACTATATCATGATGGCACTATCAACTCCTGTAGTTTTTTATTTCGGTAAAAACTTTTTTATTAATGCATGGAAGCAAGCCAAGCATAGTAAAGCAAATATGGATACCCTGGTTGCGCTTAGTACCGGTATTGCTTGGCTTTTCAGTGCTTTTAATACACTCTTCGCTGATTTCTGGCATGAGCGTGGCACACACCCGCATGTTTATTTTGAAGCTGCTGCCGTAATTATTGTGTTTATTTCATTGGGGAAATTATTGGAGGAAAAAGCCAAATCAAATACTTCATCTGCGATCAAAAAATTAATTGGTTTACAGCCACAGTATGTGACATTGGTGACTGAAGAGGATCAATTAAAAGAGATAGCCATTGCTTCCGTTCAAAAGGGCAATATCTTATTGGTAAAGCCGGGTGAGAAAATTCCTGTAGATGGCACCATCACAAATGGAAGTTCTTATGTAGATGAAAGCATGATCACGGGTGAGCCTGTTCCGGTAGAAAAAATTGTAGGGAAAAACGTATTTGCAGGAACCATTAATCAGAAAGGTAGTTTTCGATTCAGGGCTGAAAAGATTGGATCAGAAACATTTTTGGCACAGATCATCAAGATGGTGGAACAGGCGCAGGGAAGTAAAGCCCCTGTTCAAAAACTGGTAGATAAGATCGCAGGAATTTTTGTTCCTGTTGTGATCGGAATCTCTATACTTACATTTATCAGTTGGATGATTTGGGGTAATGAAAATGCATTCACATATGCCTTAATGAATGCGGTTACCGTTTTGGTCATTGCTTGTCCTTGTGCTTTGGGTTTGGCCACACCTACTGCTATCATGGTAGGTATCGGAAAAGGTGCCGAAAACAATATACTTATTAAAGATGCTGAAAGTCTGGAATTAGCACATAGTATCAACGCTGTAGTATTAGATAAAACAGGAACCATTACGGAAGGAAAACCTGAGGTAAGTGATGTGATTTTTAAAGATGAACACGATTTGAGTGAACTACAATCTGTTTTATTATCCATCGAACTTCAGTCAGAACACCCTTTAGCAGAAGCCGTTGTTCAACATTTTGAAAACAGCGCTATCAAGCCCGTACACTTACACAGGATCGAGAGTGTAACCGGCAAAGGAGTGATCGCGGATTACAATGATCAGCAATATGCTATCGGAAGTCCATCAATGATGAAAGAAAATAAAACTACCATAGATATGGTTTTACAAAAAAGAATAGATGAGCTTCAAAAACAGGCTAAAACAGTGATTGTTTTTTCAAAAAATAGTGTTGCGAGAATTGTATTAGCCATCACAGATAAAATCAAAGAAAGTTCGGCCGCCGCTATCGAACGTTTACATAAAATGGATATTGAAGTATATATGTTAACAGGAGACAATCAGCAAACTGCAAGAGCAATTGCTGATCAGGTAGGTCTTACAACATACAAGGCAGAAGTAATGCCTGCTGAAAAGGCAGCATTCATTGAGCAACTGCAAAAACAAGGAAAAATAGTGGCAATGGTTGGCGATGGTATCAATGATAGTCATGCATTGGCTACTGCTGATGTTAGTATCGCAATGGGTAAGGGTAGTGATATTGCGATGGATGTTGCAAAAATGACATTGATCACATCAGATCTGACTAGTATCCCAAAAGCCATTCAACTTTCAAAGAAAACTGTAGCAACGATCAAACAGAATTTATTCTGGGCATTTATTTATAATATTATTGGTATCCCCATTGCAGCAGGTGTCTTATTTGCGGTAAATGGATTTCTTTTAAACCCAATGATTGCAGGAGCTGCGATGGCACTGAGCAGTGTAAGTGTTGTTAGTAATAGCTTAAGACTAAAACTCTCTTCGATATAA
- a CDS encoding AraC family transcriptional regulator produces MQQTVFIKGMVCQRCIEIITTELKKINLLPAEVMLGELKFSSDNRYLDLNLLNDQIRPLGFSILENRKEKIAGIIKKIIHDVYNGAFDFPEGFLFSGYLSKQIGKSYDTISHLFSSEEGSTIEKYLIEYRIEKTKEFLLYTEYTLTEISFKLGFSSTAHISRQFKQYTGMTPSDFKTIHASGIKTNR; encoded by the coding sequence ATGCAACAGACAGTATTTATAAAAGGAATGGTTTGTCAACGTTGTATCGAAATCATCACTACGGAACTCAAAAAAATCAACTTACTACCTGCTGAAGTTATGCTTGGGGAATTGAAATTTTCGTCTGACAACCGTTACTTAGATCTCAATCTATTGAATGATCAAATAAGGCCTTTAGGATTCAGCATTCTTGAAAATAGAAAAGAGAAGATCGCCGGAATAATAAAAAAGATAATCCATGATGTGTACAATGGAGCATTTGATTTTCCGGAAGGTTTTCTTTTTTCCGGATATTTATCAAAACAGATAGGCAAAAGCTACGATACTATTAGTCATTTATTTTCCTCTGAAGAAGGCTCTACTATTGAAAAGTATCTTATTGAGTACCGAATAGAAAAGACAAAAGAGTTTCTTCTGTATACGGAATATACATTAACAGAAATATCATTTAAACTGGGATTTAGTAGTACTGCGCATATTTCAAGACAGTTTAAACAATATACAGGAATGACTCCTAGCGATTTTAAAACCATACATGCAAGTGGAATTAAAACAAATAGGTAG